CGAGGCCTTGCAGGGTGTCCCTGGTGATCGTGTCGACCTTGACAGTGGTTTCAGCCATACCCGAAGTATCTCGCACGGTATACGCGTCGCGCTACCTTCTCGCTTGCGAGCGTCACCGCCTCACGGCCCCGGCTGGTCCCCCGTCCAGCCGGGCTTTGGCGTGCTGGAGGCGGCCCGCAGCCCCTGTGTGACTTACCGACCGTGCGGGTGAGCCGGACGACGAGGGCCGCCCGGCTACGAAGATCACAACTCGTTTGGGATCTTCGAGAGGGAGCTTCGTGCGCTTCACCCATGCTGCGCGTGCCGTGGCCACCGCGTACGCGGTCTCACGCGAACCCGACCCCTCGCAATCGAACACCGGGGTGACACTCCGCGACCGCTCCCCAAGATCTGTGCCAGAGCCGAGAACGGGCAGCGCTTCGACACCGATTCGGGAGCAGTCCCTCCCCGAGACCGGGCCGGAATGTCCACGAGTTTCAACGGCACGATGCCTTCCCGCGCAGCGGACCACCGGGGCGCCCGCACCCTACTGACGTACGTTCGGCGCATGCCACACGCCATGGATTTCGGTTCGGAGGCCCCGTGAGTGGGAGGCCTTGCGCCCGCTGGAGTTCGACCGTCCATCGCGGCGCTGGCGGCCCCTCGCCGGGTCCCACCGCAGCCGAGGCGGGTCGGGCCCTGGCCTTGCCTCTCCGGACGTCCCCGACGACGAGGCCCCGCTGGCGGACGGTCCAAGGCCTGTCCGAGGAGTCGTGATCAGAACCATTGGGGGACCGCCGACGACATCCAGGTCTACAGCGGCCTGGATCGACGGACCGCGTATCCGCGGTTCAGGCGGCTGGTCACCGGGCACGAGCGGCGTCAGGGCCTCACTCCTCGGCCCGTTGGGTGATGGCTGCCTCGGTGCGGTCCCCCAGGAACTCGTACCACCGGCGCTCCAGGCAGACGTAACGCACATCGGCTTCGACGAGGCTGAGGAAAGCCGACACGGTCTCAGTAAGACGTTGCTGCAGCCCCGGGTCGGCCAGCGTTCCGTCCTCGGCGAAGGCCTGATAGGCGTTGGGCAGGCTGAACATGTCCGGATAGACGCGGGTGCCCAGGTGCTCCAGGGGAACCCTGAGTGCCCACAGCCCGCGGTTGCCGCCGACCAAGGACGGCGAGGCGGACACGAGCATGGCGTGCTTGGTCTTGAAAGGCTGCGGCTGGACACGCGAGACCCAGTCGATCGCGTTCTTCAGCAATCCGGGAATGGAGCCGTTGTACTCGGGCGAGGAGATGACGAAGGCATCGCTCTGCTCGAGCCGGTCGCGCAGCGCGAGGGCACCGTTCGGCAGTCCTTCGGCGGTTTCCACGTCGCCGTCGTACAACGGCATGTCGAAATCGCGCATGGCGGCGAGGTCGACAGTGGCACCGGTGTCGGAAACCAGCCGGGCCACGAGGGAGGCAAGGCGGGCGTTGGCCGATTCAGCCCGCAGCGCCGCGCCGAAGACGAGGATCCGCAGCGGGCTGGGAGGTGCGTCCGTGGGCATGGGCATGTCCTTCCGTCGTAGGCGCTCGCGCCCGACAGGGCGCCACACTGACCAGTGTGGTTCCCCGCCGTGCGAGACAGGGCTGGGACTCGACAGGCCGGAGCCCGTCGGGCCGGTGGGCCAGCCACAGGGTGCGTCCCATTCTCGTGGACATCACCCGACCGCGGATTCGGGTGCCTTCCAGACCCGTGAACAACTGACTCCACGACACGGGCTCTGGCCCACTTCTTGTGGTCTGTGATGTGAGGTCTCAGGAGTCCGTTGACACTTCTGCCTCATGAGATGCCTGACGGTCTCGGGACATGGTTGACGTACTCAAGACTTGCTGGACAAGGATCGGTCACAGCTTGGGTGCGTGGATCTTGGCCTTCCAGCGTGTGACGGGCCGTTGCTCCTTGCGTGGATGGAGGGCGAGTTCGGTTCCGTCGAGGGTGACACGGAAGTGGGTGTCCTCGACGTAGATGGTGACGATCTTGCCGGCGTAGGTGCGGCCGACCCGCAGTCGCTGGCGGGTGACCATGACAACGCCGTCACGCGGCACCTTGCGTTCCACCTTGATCGGTTCTGGTGCCGCGGGCGGCAGCTCGGTCTGGGCCAGGCGCGCGCCATGGAGTTTGTGGCGCTGGTCGGCCGGGAGCGGGGAGGGCAGGGTCTTGGCGAGCAGGCCGTTGTGGACTACGTGCAGGAGGTGGCCGTCCAGCCGGAGGGTGACCTTCTGTTTCGCGAGTTCCGGGCCGATCTTCACCTTGTTCCCGCCCAGGGAGGCTTTGCCCTCATGGTCGAGGGATCGGTCGACTTCGACCACGGTGTAGTCGGGCATTGAGGTGAGGGATTGGGCCGCCGCAGTGGCCGGTGGTGGTCCTGCGGGGCGGGCTCCGCGCAGGGTGAGCACGTGGAGGTCCTCGGCGTCCAGGTGCGAGACCGTGGTCTTGGTCAGTTCGCCGCCGAGAAAGATGTGCACCGTGTGCTCGTCGACCCACACGTGCGCCCTCGTGCCAGCGTGCCGTGTGCCCACCCGGACGCGGCGGTCTCGCAGGAGGTTCACATGGCCGCTCGCGGCCACGACGGTGTCGAACTCCACGGCACCGGCGGACGGTGCCAGCAGTAGCGGCCCGGACAGGGCGCTGGCCGCCTGTTGGGTGCCGGGGCGTCGTGGGGCGGGGACGGTCTGGGCCGGATCGGGCTGGGAGGCCGGACGGAACAGGCTGGCCGGAGTGGCCATGTTCAGTGCCTGATGGGGACGCTGTGAGTTATAGGCGCGCACCCACTGGGTGATCGCCTCCTGCGCCGTGGGCAGATCGGCGAACGGTCCGACGGAGTCCAGCAACTCACGGCGCAGCGTCTGGTGCCATCGCTCGATCTTGCCGGTCGTGGTCGGGGAGTACGGCTTGGTCAGCTTGGCGTTCACGCCGTTCTCGCGGCAGACGCGTTCGAAGAGGACCTCAGCCGGGCCGGTGCGGGTGAAACGGCCGGTGAACTGTTTGCCGTTGTCGGTCAACACCTCGGCCGGCACTCCGTAGATGCGCATGGCCCGCACGAACGCGTCGACGACAGCTCGCCCAGAGGGAACCGCCAGCACCTCAGCAACCACCACGTAGCGGGAGTGGTCGTCGATCCCGGTGAGCATCTTGCACTCGCGTCCGTCGGCCAGGAAGATCCCGCCGACCAGGTCGAGCTGCCAGAGGTGCATCGGAGCCTCGCGCTGCCACCGCTTGTACTTGCGCGGGTGCCGCTGTTCCTGCGGGCGAATGAGCCCGTTGCGCGACAGCACCCGATGAACGGTCGCGCGTGAGACCGTTGCTGTCTCCTCGCGGGCGAGTTCATGAGCAATTCGGCGGGCACCCCACCGTGGATGGGCCCGCCGCATCTCGCAGACCCGTGCCTCCACTTCGGGCGGCAGGCGGGTCGGGCTGGAATGAGGACGCCGAGAAGTCTCCCGTAGTGCCTCGTAACCGCCCGCCGCGTGGCGAGCTTTCCAGGTATAGATCGACTGCCGCGAGACGCCGTACCGGGTGGCTACCTCGGTGACCGGAGAACCGTTCAACACCTCGAGCACCGCTCGGTACCTCTGTTCGACCAGCCAGTCTCGGTGCCGCTGGTCACGCGCATCTTTCGGCACACCTGCAGAGTCGAGACCGGGCAGAACCCTGTCAAGAGTGTCTCGATGACAGCGCGTCAACTATGTCCTGAGTCCTCACATCACATGGTCTCGCGCACAGCGTGACTGTTGATCTCTGGGTGCTGCGGGTTAAGGTCGCCCGAAAATCGCCCGGCCGGGATCCGGTGGGGGCGACAGTGCTACACCGTGAACGAAGTACGGCCGCAGCTGGATGGGCTGCTGTTCTCCTCAGTAG
This genomic interval from Streptomyces dengpaensis contains the following:
- a CDS encoding IS481 family transposase, whose protein sequence is MPKDARDQRHRDWLVEQRYRAVLEVLNGSPVTEVATRYGVSRQSIYTWKARHAAGGYEALRETSRRPHSSPTRLPPEVEARVCEMRRAHPRWGARRIAHELAREETATVSRATVHRVLSRNGLIRPQEQRHPRKYKRWQREAPMHLWQLDLVGGIFLADGRECKMLTGIDDHSRYVVVAEVLAVPSGRAVVDAFVRAMRIYGVPAEVLTDNGKQFTGRFTRTGPAEVLFERVCRENGVNAKLTKPYSPTTTGKIERWHQTLRRELLDSVGPFADLPTAQEAITQWVRAYNSQRPHQALNMATPASLFRPASQPDPAQTVPAPRRPGTQQAASALSGPLLLAPSAGAVEFDTVVAASGHVNLLRDRRVRVGTRHAGTRAHVWVDEHTVHIFLGGELTKTTVSHLDAEDLHVLTLRGARPAGPPPATAAAQSLTSMPDYTVVEVDRSLDHEGKASLGGNKVKIGPELAKQKVTLRLDGHLLHVVHNGLLAKTLPSPLPADQRHKLHGARLAQTELPPAAPEPIKVERKVPRDGVVMVTRQRLRVGRTYAGKIVTIYVEDTHFRVTLDGTELALHPRKEQRPVTRWKAKIHAPKL
- a CDS encoding NADPH-dependent FMN reductase, whose amino-acid sequence is MPTDAPPSPLRILVFGAALRAESANARLASLVARLVSDTGATVDLAAMRDFDMPLYDGDVETAEGLPNGALALRDRLEQSDAFVISSPEYNGSIPGLLKNAIDWVSRVQPQPFKTKHAMLVSASPSLVGGNRGLWALRVPLEHLGTRVYPDMFSLPNAYQAFAEDGTLADPGLQQRLTETVSAFLSLVEADVRYVCLERRWYEFLGDRTEAAITQRAEE